In Priestia megaterium NBRC 15308 = ATCC 14581, the following proteins share a genomic window:
- a CDS encoding AI-2E family transporter, giving the protein MNIARSWLHNKLTIRIITLIIITVLLVSIRSMLQLLLFTFIFTFLIGRFQQTLRRKLPLNSTLILIVIYIALIGALGIVGYVYIPVIMTQVTELVQKLMYFYKHPPDNTFVTYIIDNLKRFKSPENIQQNIDLVYSYLSNIGKVSAQVFLALLLSLFFLLEKSRIHRLFVQLEQSRLGWFFKEAGYLGRKFVNSFGKVIEVQFIIAFVNSILSVIALWVLGFPNLLALGVMVFLLGLVPVLGVFVSLIPLCTIAYSLGGGVKVLSVLIMVVVLHALESYVLNPKLMSSKTNLPTFITFIILVFGEHFLGVWGLILGIPIFIFFLDLVGVDSAQQLSKKEEAGTK; this is encoded by the coding sequence TGCAAGAAGTTGGCTTCACAACAAACTTACTATTCGCATCATTACGCTTATTATCATTACAGTTTTACTTGTCAGCATTAGAAGTATGCTTCAGCTGCTGTTATTTACGTTTATTTTTACCTTTTTAATTGGTCGTTTTCAACAAACGTTAAGAAGAAAGCTTCCGCTTAATTCAACGCTTATACTCATCGTCATCTATATCGCACTGATTGGGGCCCTCGGTATTGTAGGATATGTATACATCCCGGTTATTATGACGCAAGTTACCGAGCTTGTACAGAAGCTGATGTATTTTTACAAGCACCCCCCTGATAATACATTCGTCACCTATATTATCGATAATCTAAAGAGATTCAAATCACCGGAGAATATTCAGCAGAATATTGATTTAGTATACAGCTATTTATCTAATATTGGAAAAGTAAGTGCACAAGTTTTCTTAGCACTCTTGTTAAGCCTATTCTTTTTACTTGAAAAGTCGCGGATTCACCGATTATTTGTCCAATTGGAACAATCTAGGCTGGGCTGGTTTTTCAAAGAAGCGGGCTATTTGGGGAGAAAATTTGTTAATTCCTTCGGCAAGGTAATAGAAGTTCAGTTTATTATCGCTTTTGTGAACAGCATTTTATCCGTTATTGCGCTGTGGGTGTTAGGGTTTCCTAATTTGCTTGCACTTGGCGTTATGGTCTTTCTACTAGGGCTAGTGCCGGTTCTTGGGGTATTTGTTTCACTCATTCCACTTTGTACAATCGCTTACAGTTTAGGAGGCGGTGTAAAAGTACTATCTGTGTTAATTATGGTGGTAGTACTTCACGCACTTGAAAGCTATGTATTAAATCCAAAGCTCATGTCATCTAAAACAAACTTGCCAACGTTCATTACGTTTATCATTTTAGTGTTTGGTGAACACTTCTTAGGCGTATGGGGGCTGATTCTTGGTATTCCTATTTTTATTTTCTTTTTAGATTTAGTAGGAGTAGATTCAGCACAGCAACTGTCAAAAAAAGAAGAGGCTGGGACAAAATGA
- a CDS encoding LysR family transcriptional regulator has translation MIDFEWYRSFISIYKYRSVSEAARARILTQPAMSQHLAALEAEIGEGLFIRAPRKMIPTEKGKELYTRIVPLIESLEAASIELKMTASSPDALPVVKIGSPVEYFTEQALERIKDAGIRCYSQFGIASVLLEKIQSDEIDIAITTQRLQIPGIEYTVIEEEEFVLTVPPSFEMTASKDVEDFLYNQRWISYGLELPIIRRFWRQHFKKRPEIQPHHVIPNLQTVLKAIQHHMGISLLPRYLIQEALREKKVKIELEHLAVKNQIFLAYKLKHRDHPIIQKTIRSLKKEEVEK, from the coding sequence ATGATTGATTTTGAATGGTATCGCAGCTTTATTAGCATTTACAAATATCGATCTGTTTCTGAAGCAGCCAGAGCGAGGATCTTAACGCAGCCGGCCATGAGTCAGCACTTAGCTGCTTTAGAAGCTGAAATAGGCGAAGGTTTATTTATCCGTGCACCGAGAAAGATGATTCCAACAGAAAAAGGTAAAGAACTGTACACGCGTATTGTCCCGTTAATTGAAAGCCTAGAAGCTGCTTCAATTGAACTAAAAATGACCGCTTCATCTCCCGACGCGCTGCCGGTCGTAAAAATTGGTTCTCCCGTAGAGTATTTTACCGAACAAGCTTTAGAAAGAATAAAAGATGCAGGTATCCGCTGCTACAGCCAGTTTGGTATTGCTTCTGTTTTGCTTGAAAAGATACAAAGCGACGAAATTGATATTGCGATTACAACCCAAAGATTGCAAATACCTGGAATTGAATATACGGTCATTGAAGAAGAAGAGTTTGTCTTAACCGTCCCTCCTTCTTTTGAAATGACAGCTAGTAAAGACGTAGAAGATTTTTTATATAATCAGCGGTGGATTAGCTATGGTCTTGAACTTCCTATTATCAGGAGATTTTGGCGGCAGCATTTTAAAAAACGACCTGAAATTCAGCCTCATCATGTAATTCCAAATCTTCAAACGGTGTTAAAAGCCATTCAGCACCACATGGGAATCAGCCTGCTTCCCCGCTATTTGATTCAAGAAGCGCTCCGAGAAAAAAAGGTGAAAATTGAACTTGAACATTTAGCGGTAAAAAATCAGATCTTTCTTGCTTATAAACTTAAGCATCGAGATCATCCAATCATTCAAAAAACGATACGCTCGTTAAAAAAAGAAGAGGTTGAGAAATAA
- a CDS encoding zinc-binding dehydrogenase, with translation MKALLLQDKNKWTEMKVEEIEKPLPNKGEVVVEVHAVGLNPVDYKTATNGNPHWTYPHILGLDVAGTIDEVGEGVVDWKKGDHVVYHGDFMKKGGYAEYAVTTAHSISRIPHAVTFEEAAALPTAGYTAYEALFRKLPMNHIQTILIHGGAGGVGGFGVQLAKNAGKTVFSTASLHNHEYVKSLGADYVIDYREENVVEKVLELTNGRGLDAVLDTVSAKNATDSLDMIAYRGHLAHIAGAPDYTKVKPFTKVISYHEVALNAAHHIDDMIAQADLAKMGDELLALVAEKKVAPMIERIISLKEVPSALEELSNRHVKGKIIAKVK, from the coding sequence GTGAAAGCATTATTATTGCAAGATAAAAATAAATGGACAGAAATGAAAGTAGAAGAAATAGAAAAACCTCTTCCAAATAAAGGGGAAGTAGTAGTTGAAGTTCACGCAGTGGGACTTAATCCCGTAGATTATAAAACGGCTACTAACGGAAACCCTCATTGGACATATCCTCACATTCTAGGTTTAGATGTAGCTGGGACAATTGATGAAGTTGGAGAAGGAGTAGTTGACTGGAAAAAAGGAGACCACGTTGTCTATCACGGGGACTTTATGAAAAAAGGCGGATATGCTGAATATGCGGTTACGACTGCTCATTCAATTTCGCGCATTCCTCATGCTGTTACATTTGAAGAAGCTGCTGCTTTGCCTACTGCAGGTTACACAGCTTATGAAGCACTATTTCGTAAACTTCCAATGAACCATATTCAAACCATCTTAATTCATGGAGGAGCTGGAGGCGTAGGAGGCTTTGGCGTACAGCTTGCTAAAAACGCTGGAAAAACCGTTTTCTCAACAGCTTCATTACATAATCATGAGTATGTGAAGTCGTTAGGAGCTGATTATGTAATTGATTATCGCGAGGAAAACGTCGTGGAAAAAGTATTGGAGCTGACAAATGGCCGCGGCTTAGATGCTGTGCTTGATACGGTGAGCGCAAAGAACGCAACGGATTCTTTAGATATGATTGCCTATAGAGGACATTTAGCACATATTGCTGGTGCACCTGATTATACAAAAGTAAAGCCTTTTACAAAGGTGATTTCTTATCATGAAGTAGCTTTAAATGCTGCACATCACATTGATGACATGATTGCGCAAGCGGATTTAGCAAAAATGGGTGATGAGCTTTTAGCATTAGTAGCAGAGAAGAAAGTAGCTCCGATGATTGAGCGCATCATCTCGTTAAAAGAAGTGCCAAGTGCATTAGAAGAGCTATCAAACCGCCATGTGAAAGGGAAAATTATTGCTAAAGTTAAATAA
- a CDS encoding DedA family protein — translation MQGFIDFVQNLGIVGIFIATAIEAAAIPFPCTLSILLIGSVLQLSIWKILIVSAVNTVIYIAFNYIPFVMGYRFESITKRWFGEKNIKRAQKWFHKYGKWSITISRPISIANYITYLAGLSKIKSRDFVLYSTLGIFPWFVFLLYVGGLGDIEKIQKYLHDVDRLIFVILIIGVIVGAGWWMKKRRESHAQE, via the coding sequence GTGCAAGGGTTTATTGATTTTGTACAAAATTTAGGCATAGTGGGCATCTTTATTGCTACAGCAATCGAAGCTGCGGCAATTCCTTTTCCGTGTACGTTATCGATTTTGCTTATTGGCTCGGTGCTGCAGCTCTCAATATGGAAAATCCTTATTGTTTCAGCTGTCAATACCGTTATTTATATCGCATTCAACTATATTCCGTTCGTTATGGGATACAGGTTTGAATCTATTACCAAGCGCTGGTTTGGTGAAAAAAATATAAAGCGTGCCCAAAAATGGTTTCATAAATATGGAAAATGGAGTATTACGATTTCTCGTCCCATCAGTATCGCAAACTATATAACCTATTTGGCAGGTCTTAGTAAAATCAAATCTAGGGACTTTGTTTTATACAGCACCTTAGGCATTTTTCCGTGGTTTGTTTTTTTGCTCTATGTAGGAGGACTTGGAGATATTGAAAAAATCCAAAAATATTTGCATGATGTTGATCGTTTAATATTTGTTATTCTTATAATCGGAGTGATAGTTGGTGCAGGCTGGTGGATGAAAAAGAGAAGAGAAAGCCACGCTCAAGAATAA